TGGCATAGAAGATCCCTTCTCCAGTAAAAGGATCAACCAGCCCGGCGGCGTCACCGAGGAGAAGACATCGGCCTTGGTGAATCAACCTTCGTTTTTGGCGGAGGGGCAGGAGAAAGCCCGCGGCGCTAAAGGGAGGGTTTTCTTCTTTTTGCCATTGAGTAGCCCCAAAAGCCCGCTGGTAATTTTTAATCTGAGGGGGAGGGGTTTTAAAACCTACCGCGCCCATGGCAAAAAAATCTTTCCTGGGGAGAAGATAGGCGTAACTTCTCTTTAAACTTCCCCAGTCGATATGGATGAGATCAGGCTCCCCCCAGGGGAATAAGGAGGTGGGAACTTCACTATGAATAGCCAATATATAAGGCGCTTCGGTCATTAGATCCAAATTCTTAGCCACGGTGCTTTGGGCTCCATCTGCTCCAATAACGAATTGGGCGCAACAGGTTCCAGCGGAGGTTTTCACCTGGATGTTAACGCCTTCCTGGCCGAGAGAAAGAAATTGGGTTCCATCCGCAAAGCAGGCTCCCATCTGGGTTGCCTTTTGGGCCAGGAAATTATCAAGAGCTTCCCGGCGCACGGTGACCATGAGCGGCTCATGATAACGCCTGAGAAAGTGTTTTTCTAATTTTCGGGTAAAGGAAATGCCCGTGATGACTCTTTCCACCACGGGTCCAAGATCAAAAGGAAGAAAGCGAAGAGTGCGCACATTGATACCGCCGGCACAGGTTTTCCCCCGAGGAAATTTTGCCTTATCCAAAAGCAAAACCTCGATACCCAGACGGGCCAATTCATAAGCCAGGGTCGAGCCAGCGGGCCCCGCCCCGACGATAAGAACTTCGGTTTTTTTGAGGATGGAGTTTTTTGCCATGCGTTTACATATAGTGTCCTGAGTCAGAAATTCGTTTTAAAATTTATTTTGCCGAGCCATTGGCCCATTCTTTCAGATCTCTTAAGGCGCGTTCGGCCAAGGCCTTATGTTTTTCTTTTCCCCTTAGGTGCCTGTCCAGGGGCGGAAACAGGCCAAAATTAACGTTCATGGGTTGAAACTCTTTCACCACCGGGTTGCTTAGGTAATGGATCAAACTGCCAATGGCTGTTGTCTGAGGAGGAAAGAGCATGGGTTTCCCCTGAAGATGAAGGGCGGCGTTGATGCCAGCCAGTAGACCCATGGCCGACGATTCCACATAACCTTCAACCCCGGTAATCTGTCCGGCAAAAAAAATTCGTTCATCCTTTTTTAGTTGCAAAGTCTGTTTTAGCAATGATGGTGCATGGATGAAGGTGTTG
The sequence above is drawn from the Deltaproteobacteria bacterium genome and encodes:
- a CDS encoding geranylgeranyl reductase family protein produces the protein MAKNSILKKTEVLIVGAGPAGSTLAYELARLGIEVLLLDKAKFPRGKTCAGGINVRTLRFLPFDLGPVVERVITGISFTRKLEKHFLRRYHEPLMVTVRREALDNFLAQKATQMGACFADGTQFLSLGQEGVNIQVKTSAGTCCAQFVIGADGAQSTVAKNLDLMTEAPYILAIHSEVPTSLFPWGEPDLIHIDWGSLKRSYAYLLPRKDFFAMGAVGFKTPPPQIKNYQRAFGATQWQKEENPPFSAAGFLLPLRQKRRLIHQGRCLLLGDAAGLVDPFTGEGIFYAIRSAQLAAPLLAEAVKEGRDSLQSCQEAINRNLMPEIECSRLLREIFNLRPSFFHRKIATSDRWWVAMAQIMRGEKTFLDIKNKLGPLGNLLLRMAR